Proteins from a genomic interval of Stenotrophomonas sp. 24(2023):
- a CDS encoding VOC family protein: protein MAHKNTVCVWYDKDALAAATFYAQTFPDSAVTAVHTAPGDYPDGREGDVLMVEFTVCGIPCVGLNGGPAITHSEAFSFQVVTEDQPETDRLWNAIVGNGGQERECGWCRDRWGVFWQISPRTLLEAVTSADKALAKRAFNAMMPMKKIDIAAIEAAIRPA, encoded by the coding sequence ATGGCCCACAAGAACACCGTCTGCGTGTGGTACGACAAGGATGCACTGGCGGCTGCCACGTTCTATGCCCAGACCTTCCCCGACAGCGCGGTGACCGCCGTGCACACGGCTCCGGGTGATTACCCCGATGGCCGCGAGGGCGATGTGCTGATGGTCGAGTTCACCGTCTGCGGCATCCCCTGCGTCGGCCTCAATGGCGGGCCGGCGATCACCCACAGCGAAGCCTTCTCGTTCCAGGTGGTCACCGAGGACCAGCCGGAAACCGACCGGCTGTGGAACGCCATCGTCGGCAACGGCGGGCAGGAACGCGAATGCGGCTGGTGCCGCGACCGCTGGGGGGTGTTCTGGCAGATCAGCCCGCGCACGCTGCTGGAGGCGGTGACCAGCGCCGACAAGGCCCTGGCCAAGCGCGCGTTCAACGCGATGATGCCGATGAAGAAGATCGACATCGCCGCCATCGAAGCCGCGATACGCCCCGCATGA
- a CDS encoding NAD(P)/FAD-dependent oxidoreductase: MTTAAWDAVIVGGGHNGLVCAAYLARAGRRVLVLERRAVLGGAAVTEEFHPGFRNSVASYTVSLLQSKVIDDLQLHAQGLRIVARRANNFLPLPDDRYLLAAPGRTQAEVAKFSARDAQALPAYEARLEVFADVLRDWALRAPPDLGVGAGWRALPALWQMGRLGRELSALSPALRQELLDLFTLSAAEYLDRWFESEPIKALFGFDGIVGNYASPYTPGSAYVLLHHVFGQCNGVKGAWGHALGGMGAISQAIAASARAAGAELRVDAGVQQLLVEHGRVVGVQLADGQAVRARTVVANVNPKLLYEHLLPPSQVPDATRERMAHWRCGSGTFRMNVALSQLPDFRALPGPGDHLTAGIILAPSLDYMDRAWLDARRDGWSREPIVEMLIPSTLDDSLAPPGQHVASLFCQHVAPVMPGGRHWDDHRETVADLMIATVERYAPGFAASVRGRQVLSPLDLERTFGLVGGDIFHGALSPNQLFAARPMVGQSGYRGALPGLYLCGSGTHPGGGVTGAPGHNAAQVLLADL; the protein is encoded by the coding sequence ATGACGACGGCAGCCTGGGATGCGGTCATCGTCGGTGGCGGCCACAACGGCCTGGTCTGTGCGGCCTATCTGGCACGCGCCGGGCGCAGGGTGCTGGTACTCGAGCGCCGTGCCGTGCTGGGCGGCGCCGCGGTCACCGAGGAATTCCACCCGGGCTTCCGCAATTCGGTCGCCTCGTACACGGTGTCGCTGCTGCAGTCCAAGGTGATCGACGACCTGCAGCTGCATGCGCAGGGCCTGCGCATCGTGGCGCGCCGTGCCAACAACTTCCTGCCCCTGCCCGATGATCGCTACCTGCTGGCGGCGCCGGGCCGCACGCAGGCCGAGGTGGCGAAGTTCTCCGCACGGGACGCACAGGCATTGCCGGCGTATGAAGCCCGCCTGGAGGTGTTTGCCGATGTGCTGCGCGACTGGGCGCTGCGGGCACCGCCGGATCTGGGCGTGGGTGCCGGCTGGCGCGCCCTGCCGGCGCTGTGGCAGATGGGCCGGCTTGGCCGCGAACTGTCGGCGCTGTCGCCTGCGCTGCGGCAGGAGCTGCTGGACCTGTTCACCCTGTCGGCCGCCGAGTATCTCGATCGCTGGTTCGAAAGCGAACCGATCAAGGCACTGTTCGGCTTCGATGGCATCGTCGGCAACTACGCCAGCCCCTACACGCCCGGCAGTGCCTACGTGCTGCTGCACCATGTGTTCGGGCAGTGCAACGGGGTCAAGGGCGCCTGGGGCCACGCCCTTGGCGGCATGGGAGCGATCAGCCAGGCCATCGCCGCGAGCGCGCGCGCTGCAGGGGCCGAACTGCGCGTCGATGCCGGCGTGCAACAGCTACTGGTCGAGCACGGGCGCGTCGTGGGCGTGCAGCTGGCCGACGGCCAGGCCGTGCGCGCACGCACCGTGGTGGCCAACGTCAACCCGAAGCTGTTGTACGAACACCTGCTGCCCCCCTCGCAGGTCCCCGACGCCACCCGTGAACGCATGGCACATTGGCGCTGCGGCTCCGGCACCTTCCGCATGAATGTCGCGTTGTCGCAGCTGCCGGATTTCCGCGCCCTGCCCGGCCCGGGCGACCACCTCACGGCCGGCATCATCCTGGCCCCCAGCCTGGACTACATGGACCGTGCCTGGCTCGATGCGCGCCGCGATGGCTGGTCGCGCGAACCCATCGTGGAAATGCTCATTCCCAGCACGCTGGACGATTCGCTGGCACCGCCGGGACAGCACGTCGCCAGCCTGTTCTGCCAGCACGTCGCGCCGGTAATGCCCGGCGGACGGCACTGGGACGACCACCGGGAAACGGTGGCCGACCTGATGATCGCCACCGTCGAGCGCTACGCGCCCGGCTTCGCCGCCAGCGTGCGCGGCCGGCAGGTGCTGTCACCGCTGGACCTGGAGCGCACCTTCGGCCTGGTGGGCGGTGACATCTTCCACGGTGCGCTCAGCCCCAACCAGCTGTTCGCCGCGCGGCCGATGGTTGGCCAGTCCGGCTACCGTGGTGCCCTGCCCGGCCTGTACCTGTGCGGGTCGGGCACGCATCCCGGTGGCGGCGTCACCGGCGCCCCCGGGCACAACGCAGCGCAGGTGCTGCTGGCCGATCTGTAG
- a CDS encoding rhomboid family intramembrane serine protease, with the protein MFPRLPPVTKALLIANAILFLLQQPFLLGMQTFEPFMLQPLQQGFDAFSPGGNFQPWQLLTYGFLHGSFGHLFFNMLAVFMFGAPLEQTWGERRFLLYYLVCVAGAGLCQLLVGSLLENPATVLGASGGVFGLLLAYGMLFPNQRVMLLFPPIPMKARTFVILFGVGELVLGATGWQPGVAHFAHLGGMLFGWLLIRYWRGQPPFNKRRPPGPPKRPNHLRSVK; encoded by the coding sequence ATGTTCCCGCGACTGCCCCCCGTCACCAAGGCCCTGCTGATCGCCAACGCGATCCTGTTCCTGCTGCAGCAGCCGTTCCTGCTTGGCATGCAGACCTTCGAACCGTTCATGCTGCAGCCGCTGCAGCAGGGGTTCGATGCGTTCTCGCCCGGTGGCAACTTCCAGCCGTGGCAGCTGCTGACGTATGGCTTCCTGCATGGCAGCTTCGGCCACCTGTTCTTCAACATGCTGGCGGTGTTCATGTTCGGTGCCCCGCTGGAGCAGACCTGGGGCGAACGGCGTTTCCTGCTCTATTACCTGGTCTGCGTGGCCGGCGCCGGCCTGTGCCAGCTGCTGGTCGGTTCGCTGCTGGAAAACCCGGCAACGGTGCTGGGGGCCTCCGGTGGCGTGTTCGGGCTGTTGCTGGCCTACGGCATGCTGTTCCCGAACCAGCGGGTGATGTTGCTGTTCCCGCCGATCCCGATGAAGGCACGCACCTTCGTCATCCTGTTCGGTGTGGGCGAGCTGGTGCTGGGGGCCACGGGATGGCAGCCGGGCGTGGCGCATTTCGCGCACCTGGGCGGCATGCTGTTCGGCTGGCTGCTGATCCGGTACTGGCGTGGGCAGCCGCCGTTCAACAAGCGCCGCCCCCCGGGCCCGCCCAAGCGCCCGAACCATCTGCGCAGCGTGAAGTAA
- a CDS encoding MGMT family protein, producing MTPEQARARILAVIHAIPAGQVMGYGQVALRAGLPGRARLTARVLGQNDDPDLPWHRVLRSDGRIAMPEGSAGWREQSQRLRAEGVVVENGRVRMPARDPAAALDAAVWGPG from the coding sequence CTGACGCCGGAGCAGGCGCGTGCGCGCATTCTTGCGGTGATCCATGCCATTCCTGCCGGGCAGGTGATGGGCTACGGGCAGGTGGCGCTGCGGGCCGGCCTGCCCGGGCGCGCCCGGCTGACCGCGCGCGTGCTGGGCCAGAACGATGACCCGGACCTGCCCTGGCACCGGGTGCTGCGCTCGGACGGGCGCATTGCCATGCCGGAAGGGTCGGCAGGCTGGCGCGAGCAGTCCCAGCGCCTGCGTGCCGAAGGCGTGGTGGTGGAGAACGGCCGGGTGCGGATGCCGGCACGTGACCCCGCCGCGGCACTGGATGCGGCGGTGTGGGGGCCGGGCTGA